The following is a genomic window from Opitutus sp. GAS368.
GTGGAGGATCCGGAGCTCCTGACCAAGGCCCTGCGCGAGTTCCGCAACGTCGCCGGCGTCTCCATCGTGGTCGAGGGCTCGGTCATCGCCGACAGCTCCTTCAAGAATGACTCCGCCAAGATCTACGGCATCAAGCTCGACGACCACCTCGCCGTCTCCGACCTGGCCGCGCAGGTGTTGCGGGGCAGCGGCAGCCTGGACGATTTTCGCAGCAGCCCGCAGGGCATCATCATGGGGAAGGTGCTGGCGGACCGCCTGCAGGTCGTGGTGGGCGACTCCCTGATCCTGCAGGCCGGCACCGAGCAACGCCGTTACCGGGTGTCGGCCATCTATTCGACCGGCGTCAGCGACATCGACCGGGTGCGCATCTACCTGCACCTTGGCGAGGCGCGCTCACTGCTGAAAAAAACCAGCGGGGCCTCCTTCATCCAGGTGGCGCTGTTTGACCGCGACCGGGCCCCGCAGGATGCGGTGCAAATGGAGGAAGTGCTCCGGCACAGCTCCAAGAGCTGGCAGGAGCGGGAGGAGAGCTGGCTCTCGGCCTTCAAGGCGCTGCAGATCTCGGCGGCCCTGACCGTCTCAACCATCATTCTCATTTCCGGCCTGGGCATGTTCAACACCCTCGCGATGATCGTCATCGAGAAGACCAAGGAGATCGCGATCCTCCGTTCCATGGGCTACACCCGGAGCGATATTTCACGGATCTTCATCTGGCTTGGCGCGATCGTGTTGGTGATCGGCACCGTTGGCGGCTGGGGGCTGGGCGCCGCCGTGACCTATGGCGTCTCGAAATATCCGATCAAGATCCGCGGTATCTTTTCGGCCGACAGCTTCCAGGTCTCCTGGAATATCTGGCATTACGTGGTGGCCACCGTAACCGCCGCCGTGGTCGTGATGACCGCCGCCGTCATTCCCGCCCGCCGGGCCGCCCGCCTGGAGCCGGGCGACATCATCCGCGGCACTTCCCAATGAGCGCCCCGATCAAGACCGGCTCCGAGATCGCCCTGCGCTGCGAGAATCTCCACCGCTACCTGGGACAGGGGGAGGGACGGGTGCACGTCCTGCGCGGGGTCTCCTTCGAGGCCCGCCGCGGCCACGTGACGGCCATCGTCGGCCCATCCGGCTGCGGCAAAAGCACGACGCTCTATCTTCTCGGCCTGCTGGACCAGCCGGACGGCGGCTCCATCTGGATCCGTGACCAGCTCATGTCCAACAGCAGCGATCTCGAGCGCACGGCCGCGCGCTGCGAGCACATCGGCTTCGTCTTCCAGTTCCACTTCCTGATGCAGGAATTTTCCGCGCTGGACAACGTGATGATGCCCATGCGCAAACTCGGCCGCCTTCCGGAGGAGCAGATGATCGAGCGGGCGCAGTCCCTCCTGCAGGACGTCGGGCTGGGGGAGAAGGGTCACCGGCTGGCGACGCAGCTCTCGGGTGGCGAGCAGCAGCGCGTGGCCGTCGCCCGCGCGCTGGCCAACCAGCCGGCCATCATCCTGGCCGACGAGCCGACCGGCAACCTGGACGTCAAGAATTCCGGCCTCGTGTTCGACCTGCTGACCCGGCTGGCCAAGGAAAACGGCCAGGCCGTGGTGCTGGTGACGCACAATCCCGACATCGCGAACCGCTGCGACGAGATCAAGCCGATGCGCGACGGGGAATTTTGCTAAACTGCCCCGCTGCATGCGGGGGAGAAATCGAATGACAGTGTGGGCGGTTCCGGCGTGATATGGCCAAATCGTTGGTTTAAAATAGGGCACACTGGATTTTTCCCGCGATGAACGGGAGCGAATCAGTTCCTCTTATCGGTCCCATGTTGGCGAGGAACAATGTCCCGATTGGGACTTGCCGGGTTGCAAGCGGTCTGCAATCTATTCAACTCAAAATGATTGTGGTGGATGCATGGGCCGATGCATTGATCATATATAGTATAAAAATATACGTTATATGCTGCTCAGCGTTCACATTCCAAAGACCGGAGGCGTCAGCTTCCGGAACATGCTCAAGGAATTCTATGGTCCGGGCTTTGTTCTCAGCTATTGGGATATCACCGATGCTTGGGGCCGGGTTCTCCCCGAAATCCCGAAGAGTGCCACCTGCGTCCACGGGCACTTCGTGGCGCACGAGCTGGCGGAGCGCTTTCCCTCGGCCAACCTGATCACCTGGGTGCGCAATCCCGTCGAGCGGGTGGTTTCATCCTATTACCACCGGCTGCGCGATCCCGACCCGCGGAACTACGTCAGCCGGATGATTCACGAGCAGGGGCTCGGCTTGCTCGAATTTGCGGAATTGCCCGAGGCCAGGAACGAGATGGCGGTGTTCATGGGCCGCAAGCAGCCGGCGGATTTCGCCTTCATCGGCATCACGGAGTATTATGAGGAAGCCATGGAACGCTATTGCCAGGAATTCGGCCTGCCGCGGCAACCGGTCAGGCGGGACAATATCAATCCGGCGCGCGAGCACACCGGTTATGCCCTCGGGCCGGAAGTGCGGGCCCGCATCCTGGCCTGGAACGAGATCGATGCGGGAATCTACTCCGAGTGCCATGATCAGTTCACGGCCCGGCGCAAGGTCGCCCTGCGGTTTGTCGGATGAAAACCACCCCGGCTCCTGCATCCCCAGCGACAGCGAATTCATCGGTTGAACGGACAGGGCGGGGCCATGTGTTCTGGTTTTTCGGCCTGAGCGGCGCCGGCAAGACCACGCTGGCCACGGGCCTGGCGGAGGGGTTGCGCGCGGAGGGAAGAACCGTTCTCCTGCTCGATGGCGACGAACTGCGGGCGGGTTTGTGCCACGACCTGGGATTTTCGGACGACGCCCGCGCCGAGAACATCCGGCGCGCGGCGGAACTGGCCAAGCTCGCGAAGGAGCAGGGTCAGGTGGTCCTGGCGGCATTCATCACGCCCCGGGAGAACCTGCGCCGGCTCGTCAGAAGCATTATCGGCGTAGACCGGCTCGATATGATCTGGGTCGATGCGCCATTGGAAGTCTGCCGCCGGCGCGATCCGAAGGGCCTTTACCAGCGATCTGCGGCAGGAATGGTTCCATTCTTTACCGGTGTGGATTCGATTTTCGAGAAACCGGTCCGGCCGGAATTGCGCATGCAAACCGACCGGCATACGGTGGAGGAGCTGCAGCTTGAATTGATGAAATTCTGTTGGAAGCGCTTTGGTTGACCAGAGGTGGGAGAAAGGGGAAGGGAGAATGAAGAAGGCAGAAGGAAATCTGAGACCTGAAACCTGAGGACATACGCCAGCAGCTAAGCGCAAAACGGTGAAGGCAAAGAAGGATGGCACCAAGGGCGCGGCTAAGAGCCCGGGCAAATCGTGTCCCGGCGCTTCGCCCTTGGCCTTTACCACTTGCCTCCTCCCACTTCGCCCTCCGTCTCCGAATCCCAAGCCATGGAGTTTGCGCAATTAGCGGGAAAATTTCCGACGTCGACGTGGCTAATAAGCGCCTGACGGGCGGGTTGGGTGGAAATTTTGTTTTACATTGGAGAAAGGGCTTCTTCTCCTACAGGGGATTTTGAACCGCACACACACCGTGAGTTCGCCTTGTTCGCGTAAATCATTCTTGGCCAAACTGGGGGGCTTGGTCGCCGCCGCCGGTCTGGTTCCGGCGTTTTTGACGCGGTCCGCCATGGCCATGGCCGCCAAACCCGCATCCGTGGCCCTGCGCCCCGAAATCCGCGCCGTGCCGCGCAAGGAAGGCAGCTGCTAACCGGCTTCCGTCATGTCGAAGATTTTTCCGAAATCCGCCAACGCCCTGCCGCTGCAGATCATCATTTTCTTGGGCGTCCTTGGCGGCGTCGCGGCGGCCGGCATCACCTATTACGCCACGCCGGCCTACCTGCGCGTCGGCTACCAGCCGGTCCAGCCCGTCCCGTTTGAGCACAGCCTGCATGCAGGCCAGCTCGGCATCGACTGCCGCTACTGCCACGCGGCCGTCGAGAAATCGGCCACCTCGAGCCTCCCGGCCGCGCAGACCTGCATGAACTGCCACAGCATCATCAAGACCACGAGCCCGCTGCTCGAGGTCGTGCGGCAGAGTTATGCGACCGGCGAGCCCGTGCCGTGGGTCCGGATCCACCAGAACCCCGACTACGTCTATTTCAACCACTCGGTCCACGTGAACCGCGGCGTCAGCTGCGTCGAGTGCCACGGCAAGATCAACGAGATGCGGGTCGTCCACCAGGACAAGTCGCACAGCATGAGCTGGTGCCTCGACTGCCACCGCAATCCCGCCGGGCGCATCCGCAACCCGCAGGATGTCTTCAATCTCGATTCCCAAACGCTCGCCGCTCAGGGCAAACTGGCGGACGCCCAGAAGTTCGTCCACGACTGGAAGGTTAAACCGCCGACGAGCTGCTCCGGCTGCCACCGCTGATGAAACGCAAATTTGATCATTCCGCCCCCGCCGGCCCCGCCCCGACCGGCCCGAAATACTGGCGCAGCCTCGACGAGCTGGCCGAGACGCCCGGCTTCAAGGAGCACCTGGCCCGCGAATTCCCCGAGGGCGCGTCCTCCATCGAGGGGGTCGACCGCCGACAGTTCATGAAGCTGATGGCGGCGTCGTTCGCGCTCGGCGGCCTCGGCCTCGCCGGCTGCCGCCGCCCCGAGGCGCACATCCTGCCCTACGGCAAGTCCGTCGAATACACCGTCCCGGGCCTCCCGCTTTATTTCGCCACCGCGATGCCGCTGCGCAAGTCGGCCCTCCCGCTGCTGGCCGAGACCCACCAGGGCCGCCCGACCAAGCTCGAGGGCAACCCGAGCTACCTGCCGCATGGCGGCGCCAGCTCGCTCCTCGCGCAGGCCTCGGTGCTCGACCTCTACGACCCGGAGCGCGCCACGGCGCACACGAAGAAGGGCGACACGCTTTCCCCGACCCAGGTCAACGACCTGCTCGCCAGCATCAACAAGGCCTACGCCGGCAGCGGCGAGGGCCTGGCGTTCCTCGCCGACGAGTCCGCCTCGCCGACGCGCGCCCGCCTCGTGGCGAAGCTGAAGGCACAGTTCCCGAAGGCCATCTGGGCCGAATACGAGCCCGTGCAGGACGAGCCGCCGGTCGCCGCCGCGCAGGTCGCGTTCGGCAAGAGCGTCAAGCCGCTCTACCGCTTCGCCAAGGCCAGGCGCATCCTCTCGCTCGACGCCGATTTTTTCCACGCCGAGTCCGGTTCGCTCTACTACGCCCGCGAGTTCGCCAAGGGCCGCCGCGTCACGAAGCCGACCGACCCGATGAACCGCCTCTATGTGGCGGAGAGCAGCTTCTCCCTCACCGGCAGCATGGCGGACCACCGCCTGCGCCTCGCGAGCAACCACATCCTCGCCCTGGCCGCCGCCATCGGCGGCAAGGTGCTGGAGTCGAACATGCTCGAGCCGCTGACCAAGGGCCTCGAGGTCAACGCCGACTGGGTCGAGCAGTGCGCCAAGGATCTCATGGAGCATCGCGGCGAGTCGCTCGTCGTCGCCGGCGCCGACCAGCCGGTGGCGGTGCACGTCATCGCCTACGCGATGAACGCCAAGCTCGGCAACCTCGGCCAGACGATCGATTTCGTGGAGATCGAGCCCGCCGCGGCCTCGACCATCTCGGCGCTCGCCACGGCCATCAAGGCCGGCTCGGTCAAGACCCTCTTCATCCTCAACGGCAACCCGGCCTACAACGCGCCCGCCGACCTCGATTTTGGCGCGCTGCTGAAATCCGTGCCGGACGTCATCCGCTTCGGTTATTATAACGACGAGACCTCCGCGCTCGCCGGCACGCACCTCGCCGCGACGCACTACCTCGAGTCGTGGGGCGACGCCCGCACGGCCGACGGCACCATCGTGCCGGTGCAGCCGATGATCATGCCGCTCTTCAACGGCCTGATGGAGGTCGAGCTGCTCGCCCGCCTCGCCGGCGAAGCCAAGCCCGAGGCCTACGAGCAGGTCCACGCCACTCGCGGCGGCGACCAGAAGGCCTTTGAGAAATTCCTGCACGACGGCCTGGTCGAGGGTTCGGCCTACCCGGTCGTTCCCGTCGCCTTCGACGTGCAGCGCTCCGGCGCCGCGTTCGCCAAGCTCCCCGCCTTTGCCGCCCTGTCGAAAGACAATCTCGAGGTCCGCTTCGTCACCGACCACAAGATGGACGACGGGCGCTTCGCCAACAACGGCTGGCTGCAGGAATGTCCGGATCCCATGACGAAGATCTCGTGGGACAACGCCATCCTCGTCAGCCCGCGCCTCGCCAGTGAGCTCGGCATCGTGCCGGCCGGCAGCCTCCTGCAGGTCGCGCGCAAGGAGGAAGCCGAGTTCTACCAGGGCAAGGAAAACGCCCGCATTTTCGAGCTCACCCTGAACGGCCGCACGATCCGGGGCCCGGTGCACATCCAGCCCGGCCTGTCGAACTACACGGTCGTCCTCCCGCTCGGCTACGGCCGCAAGGCTTCCGGCCACATCGGCACGAACACCGGCTTCAGCGCCTACGTGTTGCGCACCAGCGACGCCCTGGCCTTTGCCACCGGCGCCACGCTCCGCGACACCGGCGAGCGCATGCTGCTGGCCAACATGCAGGAACACTGGTCGATGGAGGGCCGCGACATCGTTCGCGAGGCCAACCTCGACGAGTTCAAGGAGAACCCCGCTTTCGTCGCCGGCATCGGTATGGAGGGGCACTCGCCCGCCATCTACGGCGACTACACGCCGGAGCAGTTCGCCAAGCTCCCGGCCGAGGAACGCCAGAGGCTCGCCATCGCCCGGGCCACCGAGACCCCGCGCGGCAATTCCCTCTACGAGACGCCCGACCTGACCGGCACCCACCAGTGGGGCATGTCGATCGATCTCAACACCTGCATCGGCTGCAACGCCTGCGTCGTGGCCTGCCAGGCGGAGAACAACATCCCGATCGTCGGCAAGGACCAGGTGCTGCGCGGCCGCGAGATGCACTGGATCCGCCTCGACCGCTACTACTCCGATGGCCACATCGACGCGGAGGCCTTCGGGGCCGAAGGCAACAAGCGGCTTCCCGAGGACCCCCAGGTCTCGATGCAGCCCATGACCTGCCAGCATTGCGAACTCGCGCCCTGCGAGACCGTGTGTCCGGTCAACGCCACCGTCCACGACGAGGAGGGCATCAACGTCATGGCCTACAACCGCTGCATCGGCACCCGCTACTGCGCGAACAACTGTCCCTACAAGGTGCGCCGGTTCAATTTCTTCGACTACAACAAGCGCGCCACCGACGCCCTCTACATGGGCCCGCTCGGCCACCAGAGCGACATGCCGGAGCTGGTCAAGATGGTGAAGAATCCCGACGTGACCGTGCGCATGCGCGGCGTCATGGAAAAGTGCACCTATTGCGTCCAGCGCGTGCAGCAGGCCAAGATCGCCCAGAAGCGGAAGGCCGGCGCCAGCGGCGACATCGAGATCCCGGACGGCACGATCAAGACCGCCTGCCAGCAGGTGTGCCCGGTCGAGGCCATTGTCTTCGGCAACATCAAGGACGAGCACAGCGCCGTCTCGCGCGCCAAGCTGCAGGACCGGACCTACGCCGTCCTCGGTTATCTGAACATCCGCCCGCGCACGACCTATCTCGGCAAGCTCCGCAATCCGAACCCGCACATGCCCGATTACTCCGCGCTCCCGCTCAGCCGGGTCGAGTATAACACGAAGAACGGCCACGGCGGCACCCACGGGGCCGTGCACGGCGAGGGCCACGAAGCTGAGAAGCACGAGGCCAAGAACGGAGGGCACGGCTAATGGGCGCGCCCGCTTCCGATCAACCCGCCCCGGCGATCCTGGCCGAGGTCAAGCCCGCGCTCGTTCCGCGCCGCGAGCTGGTGGAGCACCACCGCGACTTCCACTGGATCACCGAGAAGATCTGCGGCATCGTCGAGGGCAAACCCCCCGTCTGGTGGTGGTGGTGCCTGGGCGTCGCCGCCTTCGTCGCCTCGTTCACCGTCGCCGGTCTGACCTACCTGGTCGCCACCGGGGTCGGCGTCTGGGGTCACCGCACCCCGGTCAACTGGGCGTGGGACATCGTCAACTTCGTGTTCTGGATCGGCATCGGCCACGCCGGCACGCTCATCTCGGCCATCCTCTGCCTGCTGCGCCAGAAGTGGCGCACGTCCATCAACCGCCCGGCCGAGGCCATGACGATCTTCGCGGTCGTCTGCGCCGCGATCTTCCCGGTCTTCCACGTCGGCCGCATCTGGTTCGCCGTGCTGCCAGGCTACCTGTTCCCGTTCCCGAACGCGAACGGCATCTGGCAGAACTTCCGCTCGCCGCTGGAGTGGGACGTGTTCGCGGTCTCGACCTACGGCACCGTGTCCGTGCTCTTCTGGTATATCGGCCTCATCCCCGACCTCGGCACGATGCGCGACCGCTTTACCCGCGCCGGCAACGTTTTCAAGGCGCGCATCTACGGCTTTTTCGCCATGGGCTGGCGCGGTTCCAACCGCGCGTGGAGCAACTACGAGATGGCCTACCTCATCCTGGCCGGCATCGCGACCCCGCTGGTGCTCTCCGTGCACACCATCGTGTCGTTCGACTTCGCCGTCTCGCTGATTCCCGGCTGGCATACGACCATCTTCCCGCCGTATTTCGTCGCGGGCGCCATCTTCTCCGGCTTCGGCATGGTGCTCACGCTCATGCTGCCGCTGCGGGCCATCTACCGCCTCGAGGACGTGATCACGCAGTATCACATCGACTGCATGTGCAAGATCACCCTGGCGACGGGCACCATGGTGGGCTACGCCTACTCGATGGAGTTCTTCATCGCGTGGTATGGCGCGAACCCGTATGAGGGCTTCGCGTTCGTCAACCGCGCGTTCGGCCACTACGCCTGGGCCTACTGGATCATGATCACCTGCAACGTGGTCACCCCGCAGTTCTTCTGGTTCAAGTCCGTCCGCGAGAACACCACCCTGGTCTGGATCCTCTGCATCTTCGTCAACGTCGGCATGTGGTTCGAGCGCTTCGTGATCATCGTCACCTCGCTGGCCCGCGACTTCCTGCCGTCGAGCTGGGGCTACTATTCGCCGTCCATCGTCGAGATCTTCACGTTCTTCGGCACCTTCGGCGTGTTCTCCTTCCTGTTCCTGCTGTTCATCCGCTTCGTGCCCATCATGCCGATGTCGGAAATCAAGATGGTCATCCCCGCGGCCGATCCCCACGGATCGTCGAAACACTGAGGCGCCGCCATGAACAAGAACTACGGCATCATCGCCGCCTTCGACACCACGCCGGAGCTCTACCATGCCTGCGAGCAGGTGCGGGACGCCGGCTATTCGCAGTGGGACGCGCTCACGCCGTTCCCCATCCACGGCCTCGACGCCGCCATGGGCATGCCCCGCTCCAAGGTGCCGCGCTTCTCCCTCGCCGGCGGCATCACCGGCTTCTGCACCGGCATGTCGCTCATCTGGTGGACCGGCGCCTATGAATACCCGCTGATCGTCGGCGGCAAGCCCCTGTTCAGCCCGATGTTCGCCTTCCCGATCTCCTACGAACTCACCATCCTCTTCACCGCCTTCGCGACCATCTTCGGCATGTTCTTCCTGAACAAGCTGCCCATGCATTACCACCCGGTGATGAAGGCGCCGCAGTTCGTCCGCGCCATGGACGACCGCTTCTACATCGTGATCGAGGCGAACGACCCGAAATTCAACACCACGGCCACCCGTGACCTGCTCGTGAAGGCCGGCGGCAAGGACATCGCGGAGCTGGAATCATAAGATGCGCTACGCCTACTACACTCTCGCCTTCGTGGTCGTCCTCCTGCTGTCCGTCATGGGCTTCCGGGGCATGCGCTCGACGGAGCCGCCGATCGAGGTTTTCCCCGACATGGACCACCAGGCCAAATACAAGCCGCAGGCCGAGTCCAAGTTCTTCGCCGACGGCCGCGCCGACCGCCCGATTCCCGCCGGCACCGTGCCCTTTGGCCGCGATGTCATCGAAAAACACGACAAGGACGGCAGGGTTCATTTTGACGACCCGGCCTTCCTTCGCGCCGACGATTTCCACTATGACGGCAAGCTGCCGGACGGCACCTTCGGTCGCGGTTTCCCCGCCGGGATCGAGGTCACGCGCGACTTCGTCCTCCGCGGCCAGGGCCGCTTCATGATCTACTGCGCCCCCTGCCACGGCCAGCTCGGCGACGGCAACGGCATCACCAAGTCCTACGGCATGCTGACGACGCCCAGCTATCACGACGACCGCATCCGCAACATGCCCGAGGGCGAGATCTTCAACACCATCACCCACGGCAAGAACACGATGATGTCCTACGCCGACAAGCTGGCGCCCGACGACCGCTGGGCCGTGGTCGCCTATGTGCGCGCCCTCCAGCGCGCCGCGCACGGCTCCATCAATGATGTCCCCCTCGAGCAACGCGGAGGGCTGAAATAACATGAGCGCCCCCGCTTCCACCGCCTCCCTGGCGAACAAATTCCTCGGCGCCGGCCTCGCCGGCCTGGCCGTCACCGCGCTCGGCCTGTTCGTCTCCCCGGCCCAGCACGTGGCGCTGTCCTACCTCGTCGGCGTCGCCTACTGGGTCGCCATCTCGGTGGGCATGCTGCTCCTGATCCTGATCCATCACCTGACCGACGCCGGCTGGTCCACGGTCATCCGCCGCCAATACGAGCACGGCATCTCCGCCTTCAAGTGGCTCTTCGTCCTGTTTCTGCCGCTGCTCATCAGCGCGTGGGTGAAGCCCGGCCTCGTCTGGCCGTGGATGGACCTGGGCCACACGATCCACGGCGGTCACACCGTCGGCGCCGACCCGCTTTACCTGAAGAAGGCAGGCTTCCTGAACCTGAACATGTTCACGGGCATGACGCTCGGCTTCTTCGCCGTCTGGACCGGGCTCGCCTGGCTCCTGCGCAAGGCCTCGTTCAGCCAGGACCAGGACGGCGACGCCAAGTGGACCTTCATGAACCGGCGCACCGCGGCCGGCGGCATCGTGCTGACCGCGCTCTCGCTGACCTTCGCCGCCATCTACTGGATGAAGAGCCTCGAGTATCACTGGTTCTCGACGATGTATGGCGTGTGGTTCTTCGCCAACTGCGTGCGCGGCGGCCTGGCCTTCGCCGTGTTCATCACCTGCTGGCTCTACGCCCGCGGCGACTACAAGGGCATCTTCAACACCGGCCACTTCCACGCGCTCGTCGCGCTGGCCTTCGCCTTCGTGGTGTTCTGGGGCTACGTCACCTTCTCCCAATACTTCCTGATCTGGAACGCCAACGTCCCCGAGGAGACCTTCTGGTATAACATCCGCGAGTCCGGCGACTGGTGGTATGTCGGCATGCTGATCCTGTTCGGCCACTTCTTCGTGCCGTTCCTGGCGTGGCTGTATTATCCCTTCAAGTCCAACCGCAAGCCGGCGGCCATCATCAGCGGCTGGGTCGCTTTCATCATTCTGGTGGACCTCTGCTACAACGTGCTGCCCGCCCTGAAGGATGCGCACGACGAGCCGCTGCCGTTCCTCTCGATCAACCTGCTGTGGGTGCTGACCTCCGTCATCGGCGTCGGCGGCGTCTGCGTCTGGTCCTACCTGCGGAGCCTGCCCACGGCGAAGCTCATCCCGATCCGCGACCCGCGCATCGTCGAGTCCCTCACGCATCACGACGCCACCGCCCCGGAGCCGGGCGCCGCCTCGGCCCACTAAGCCATGAGCGATTCCTCCAATTTCTCCTTCCCGCACCGCACGCCGGTGTTCACCACGGTCATCGTGCTGCTCTGCTTCGCCCTGTTCGGCTGGCTGGCGCGCAAGGTCTACGCCCCGCACGCCTACGCCGTGGACAAGGTCGAGGGCGTCAAGACCCCGGCCGAGCGCAAGAAGCTGCTCACCGACAAGCTGGAGGCGGAGCACACCGCCGCCACGGGCTACGCCTGGATCGACCAGAAGGCTGGCACCGTCCGCCTGCCCATCGAGCGCGCCATCGAACTCACCGTCCGTGACCACGCCCAGAAGTAAGCCTTGTGATGAATCCTCCCGCTAACAACCGCACCGAGCAGATCGAGATCGATGCTTCCGCCAAGTGGCCGGTGCTGGTCTTCCTCGCCTCGGCCATGGTCTGGCTCATTCTCGGCGGCGTGCTGCAGCTGGCCGCGAACATGCAGCTGTATCAGC
Proteins encoded in this region:
- a CDS encoding FtsX-like permease family protein, which encodes MSNNLRIALRFLTARKRSMLMSLAGIIFGVGFFIVTQAQTSGFEQFFIRTILGTNGAIRIEDKMQDTIFAMAAAGHDIGGSKFEVGADRAARKYIEGVEDPELLTKALREFRNVAGVSIVVEGSVIADSSFKNDSAKIYGIKLDDHLAVSDLAAQVLRGSGSLDDFRSSPQGIIMGKVLADRLQVVVGDSLILQAGTEQRRYRVSAIYSTGVSDIDRVRIYLHLGEARSLLKKTSGASFIQVALFDRDRAPQDAVQMEEVLRHSSKSWQEREESWLSAFKALQISAALTVSTIILISGLGMFNTLAMIVIEKTKEIAILRSMGYTRSDISRIFIWLGAIVLVIGTVGGWGLGAAVTYGVSKYPIKIRGIFSADSFQVSWNIWHYVVATVTAAVVVMTAAVIPARRAARLEPGDIIRGTSQ
- a CDS encoding ABC transporter ATP-binding protein, whose protein sequence is MSAPIKTGSEIALRCENLHRYLGQGEGRVHVLRGVSFEARRGHVTAIVGPSGCGKSTTLYLLGLLDQPDGGSIWIRDQLMSNSSDLERTAARCEHIGFVFQFHFLMQEFSALDNVMMPMRKLGRLPEEQMIERAQSLLQDVGLGEKGHRLATQLSGGEQQRVAVARALANQPAIILADEPTGNLDVKNSGLVFDLLTRLAKENGQAVVLVTHNPDIANRCDEIKPMRDGEFC
- a CDS encoding sulfotransferase family 2 domain-containing protein: MLLSVHIPKTGGVSFRNMLKEFYGPGFVLSYWDITDAWGRVLPEIPKSATCVHGHFVAHELAERFPSANLITWVRNPVERVVSSYYHRLRDPDPRNYVSRMIHEQGLGLLEFAELPEARNEMAVFMGRKQPADFAFIGITEYYEEAMERYCQEFGLPRQPVRRDNINPAREHTGYALGPEVRARILAWNEIDAGIYSECHDQFTARRKVALRFVG
- the cysC gene encoding adenylyl-sulfate kinase, encoding MKTTPAPASPATANSSVERTGRGHVFWFFGLSGAGKTTLATGLAEGLRAEGRTVLLLDGDELRAGLCHDLGFSDDARAENIRRAAELAKLAKEQGQVVLAAFITPRENLRRLVRSIIGVDRLDMIWVDAPLEVCRRRDPKGLYQRSAAGMVPFFTGVDSIFEKPVRPELRMQTDRHTVEELQLELMKFCWKRFG
- a CDS encoding cytochrome c3 family protein; the encoded protein is MSKIFPKSANALPLQIIIFLGVLGGVAAAGITYYATPAYLRVGYQPVQPVPFEHSLHAGQLGIDCRYCHAAVEKSATSSLPAAQTCMNCHSIIKTTSPLLEVVRQSYATGEPVPWVRIHQNPDYVYFNHSVHVNRGVSCVECHGKINEMRVVHQDKSHSMSWCLDCHRNPAGRIRNPQDVFNLDSQTLAAQGKLADAQKFVHDWKVKPPTSCSGCHR
- a CDS encoding TAT-variant-translocated molybdopterin oxidoreductase, with translation MKRKFDHSAPAGPAPTGPKYWRSLDELAETPGFKEHLAREFPEGASSIEGVDRRQFMKLMAASFALGGLGLAGCRRPEAHILPYGKSVEYTVPGLPLYFATAMPLRKSALPLLAETHQGRPTKLEGNPSYLPHGGASSLLAQASVLDLYDPERATAHTKKGDTLSPTQVNDLLASINKAYAGSGEGLAFLADESASPTRARLVAKLKAQFPKAIWAEYEPVQDEPPVAAAQVAFGKSVKPLYRFAKARRILSLDADFFHAESGSLYYAREFAKGRRVTKPTDPMNRLYVAESSFSLTGSMADHRLRLASNHILALAAAIGGKVLESNMLEPLTKGLEVNADWVEQCAKDLMEHRGESLVVAGADQPVAVHVIAYAMNAKLGNLGQTIDFVEIEPAAASTISALATAIKAGSVKTLFILNGNPAYNAPADLDFGALLKSVPDVIRFGYYNDETSALAGTHLAATHYLESWGDARTADGTIVPVQPMIMPLFNGLMEVELLARLAGEAKPEAYEQVHATRGGDQKAFEKFLHDGLVEGSAYPVVPVAFDVQRSGAAFAKLPAFAALSKDNLEVRFVTDHKMDDGRFANNGWLQECPDPMTKISWDNAILVSPRLASELGIVPAGSLLQVARKEEAEFYQGKENARIFELTLNGRTIRGPVHIQPGLSNYTVVLPLGYGRKASGHIGTNTGFSAYVLRTSDALAFATGATLRDTGERMLLANMQEHWSMEGRDIVREANLDEFKENPAFVAGIGMEGHSPAIYGDYTPEQFAKLPAEERQRLAIARATETPRGNSLYETPDLTGTHQWGMSIDLNTCIGCNACVVACQAENNIPIVGKDQVLRGREMHWIRLDRYYSDGHIDAEAFGAEGNKRLPEDPQVSMQPMTCQHCELAPCETVCPVNATVHDEEGINVMAYNRCIGTRYCANNCPYKVRRFNFFDYNKRATDALYMGPLGHQSDMPELVKMVKNPDVTVRMRGVMEKCTYCVQRVQQAKIAQKRKAGASGDIEIPDGTIKTACQQVCPVEAIVFGNIKDEHSAVSRAKLQDRTYAVLGYLNIRPRTTYLGKLRNPNPHMPDYSALPLSRVEYNTKNGHGGTHGAVHGEGHEAEKHEAKNGGHG
- the nrfD gene encoding NrfD/PsrC family molybdoenzyme membrane anchor subunit, yielding MGAPASDQPAPAILAEVKPALVPRRELVEHHRDFHWITEKICGIVEGKPPVWWWWCLGVAAFVASFTVAGLTYLVATGVGVWGHRTPVNWAWDIVNFVFWIGIGHAGTLISAILCLLRQKWRTSINRPAEAMTIFAVVCAAIFPVFHVGRIWFAVLPGYLFPFPNANGIWQNFRSPLEWDVFAVSTYGTVSVLFWYIGLIPDLGTMRDRFTRAGNVFKARIYGFFAMGWRGSNRAWSNYEMAYLILAGIATPLVLSVHTIVSFDFAVSLIPGWHTTIFPPYFVAGAIFSGFGMVLTLMLPLRAIYRLEDVITQYHIDCMCKITLATGTMVGYAYSMEFFIAWYGANPYEGFAFVNRAFGHYAWAYWIMITCNVVTPQFFWFKSVRENTTLVWILCIFVNVGMWFERFVIIVTSLARDFLPSSWGYYSPSIVEIFTFFGTFGVFSFLFLLFIRFVPIMPMSEIKMVIPAADPHGSSKH
- a CDS encoding DUF3341 domain-containing protein, producing MNKNYGIIAAFDTTPELYHACEQVRDAGYSQWDALTPFPIHGLDAAMGMPRSKVPRFSLAGGITGFCTGMSLIWWTGAYEYPLIVGGKPLFSPMFAFPISYELTILFTAFATIFGMFFLNKLPMHYHPVMKAPQFVRAMDDRFYIVIEANDPKFNTTATRDLLVKAGGKDIAELES
- a CDS encoding cytochrome c; amino-acid sequence: MRYAYYTLAFVVVLLLSVMGFRGMRSTEPPIEVFPDMDHQAKYKPQAESKFFADGRADRPIPAGTVPFGRDVIEKHDKDGRVHFDDPAFLRADDFHYDGKLPDGTFGRGFPAGIEVTRDFVLRGQGRFMIYCAPCHGQLGDGNGITKSYGMLTTPSYHDDRIRNMPEGEIFNTITHGKNTMMSYADKLAPDDRWAVVAYVRALQRAAHGSINDVPLEQRGGLK